The following coding sequences lie in one Labrus bergylta chromosome 5, fLabBer1.1, whole genome shotgun sequence genomic window:
- the LOC109983901 gene encoding actin-related protein 2/3 complex subunit 4 — MTATLRPYLNAVRATLQAALCLENFSSQVVERHNKPEVEVRSSKELLLQPVVISRNDKEKVLIEGSINSVRVSIAVKQADEIEKILCHKFMRFMMMRAENFFILRRKPVEGYDISFLITNFHTEQMYKHKLVDYVIHFMEEIDKEISEMKLSVNARARIVAEEFLKNF; from the exons ATG ACAGCGACTCTGCGTCCCTACTTAAACGCTGTGAGGGCGACCCTGCAGGCGGCCCTCTGTCTGGAGAACTTCTCCTCTCAGGTGGTGGAGCGTCACAACAAGCCAGAAGTGGAGGTCAG GAGCAGTAAAGAGCTGCTTCTTCAGCCTGTGGTCATCAGCCGCAATGACAAGGAGAAGGTTCTCATTGAGGGATCCATCAACTCGGTCAGAGTCAGCATTGCTGTCAAACAG gctgATGAGATTGAGAAGATCCTTTGCCACAAGTTTATGCGCTTCATGATGATGAGAGCGGAGAACTTCTTCATTCTGAGGAGGAAACCAGTAGAG GGATATGACATTAGCTTCCTGATTACCAACTTCCACACGGAGCAGATGtacaaacacaagctggtggactATGTGATCCACTTCATGGAAGAGATTGACAAAGAGATCAGCGAGATGAAACTTTCCGTTAATGCCAGGGCCCGTATTGTTGCAGAGGAATTCCtgaaaaat ttCTGA
- the LOC109983899 gene encoding 6-phosphofructo-2-kinase/fructose-2,6-bisphosphatase 4 isoform X2 has product MKHRSPSEQHHGKRPRVPAAATSTSTSTSTSSQDGMGDKTPTNPRELTQNPLKKIWMPCENGLPEKHISQRKVCMTNCPTLIVTVGLPARGKTYISKKLTRYLNWIGVPTREFNVGQYRREFVKIYKSFEFFRPDNEEGLKIRRQCASAALNDVRQYLTEEGGQVAVFDATNTTRERRETIIQFAEQNGFKVFFVESVCEDPDVIQENIVQVKLGSPDYTNCNTEEAVEDFMKRIKCYENSYETLDEVLDRDLSYIKIVDVGQRYLVNRVLDHIQSRIVYYLMNIHITPRSIYLCRHGESELNVKGRIGGDSGLTPGGKKFAKKLSNFIQSQVISDLKVWTSQMKRTIQTAEALSVPYEQWKVLNEIDAGVCEELMYEEIQDHYPLEFALRDQDKYRYRYPKGESYEDLVQRLEPVIMELERQENVLVICHQAVMRCLLAYFLDKTAEELPYLKCPLHTVLKLTPVAYGCKVESICLNVEAVNTHRERPENVNIHRTTEDALQTVPAHL; this is encoded by the exons ATGAAACACCGGTCACCTTCGGAGCAGCATCACGGGAAAAGGCCCCGTGTTCCCGCCGCggccacctccacctccacctccacctccacctcctcgcAAGACGGAATGGGGGACAAAACACCGACAAATCCGCGGGAACTCACTCAAAATCCGCTGAAGAAGATCTGGATGCCGTGCGAAAATGGCCttcctgaaaaacacatttctcaaagaAAGG TATGCATGACCAACTGTCCCACCCTGATTGTGACAGTGGGCCTTCCTGCCAGGGGGAAGACCTACATCTCCAAGAAGCTGACCCGCTATCTTAACTGGATCGGAGTGCCCACCAGAG AGTTCAATGTTGGGCAGTACAGGAGAGAGTTTGTGAAGATCTACAAGTCCTTTGAGTTCTTCCGTCCAGACAACGAGGAGGGGTTAAAGATCAGACG ACAGTGTGCTTCAGCCGCCTTGAATGATGTGCGACAGTATCTCACAGAGGAAGGAGGCCAAGTTGCG GTTTTTGATGCAACCAACACaaccagagagaggagggaaaccATCATCCAATTTGCAGAGCAGAATGGCTTTAAG GTGTTCTTtgttgagtctgtgtgtgaagaCCCAGACGTCATCCAGGAGAACATAGTG CAAGTGAAGCTGGGGAGCCCCGACTACACCAACTGTAACACAGAAGAAGCAGTGGAAGACTTCATGAAGAGGATCAAGTGTTATGAGAACTCCTATGAGACGCTGGATGAAGTCTtggacag GGATCTCTCCTACATTAAAATTGTAGACGTGGGTCAGAGGTACTTGGTCAACAGGGTGTTGGACCACATCCAGAGCCGGATCGTCTACTACCTCATGAATATTCACATCACGCCACGCTCCATCTACCTATGTCGCCATGGTGAGAGTGAGCTCAATGTCAAGGGTCGAATTGGAGGAGACTCGGGCCTCACACCTGGAGGCAAAAAG TTTGCTAAGAAGCTGAGCAACTTCATCCAGTCACAGGTCATTAGCGACCTGAAGGTTTGGACCAGTCAGATGAAGAGAACTATCCAGACGGCCGAGGCTCTCAGTGTGCCCTATGAACAGTGGAAGGTCCTGAACGAGATCGATGCA ggagtgtgtgaggagttGATGTACGAGGAGATCCAGGACCACTATCCTCTGGAGTTTGCTCTGAGGGACCAGGACAAATACCGGTATCGGTACCCGAAAGGAGAG TCCTATGAGGATTTGGTGCAGCGCTTGGAGCCTGTGATCATGGAGCTGGAGAGGCAAGAGAACGTGCTGGTCATCTGTCACCAGGCCGTCATGCGCTGCCTGTTGGCTTATTTCCTGGACAAGACAGCAG AGGAGCTTCCGTACCTAAAGTGCCCGCTGCACACCGTGCTGAAGCTAACGCCGGTGGCCTATG GCTGTAAGGTGGAGTCCATTTGCCTGAATGTGGAGGCTGTCAACACACACCGAGAAAGACCAGAG AATGTGAACATCCATCGTACCACTGAAGACGCCCTGCAGACCGTCCCTGCTCACCTCTAA
- the LOC109983899 gene encoding 6-phosphofructo-2-kinase/fructose-2,6-bisphosphatase 4 isoform X4 — protein sequence MMRGCSSRPKLAQNQDRAVCMTNCPTLIVTVGLPARGKTYISKKLTRYLNWIGVPTREFNVGQYRREFVKIYKSFEFFRPDNEEGLKIRRQCASAALNDVRQYLTEEGGQVAVFDATNTTRERRETIIQFAEQNGFKVFFVESVCEDPDVIQENIVQVKLGSPDYTNCNTEEAVEDFMKRIKCYENSYETLDEVLDRDLSYIKIVDVGQRYLVNRVLDHIQSRIVYYLMNIHITPRSIYLCRHGESELNVKGRIGGDSGLTPGGKKFAKKLSNFIQSQVISDLKVWTSQMKRTIQTAEALSVPYEQWKVLNEIDAGVCEELMYEEIQDHYPLEFALRDQDKYRYRYPKGESYEDLVQRLEPVIMELERQENVLVICHQAVMRCLLAYFLDKTAEELPYLKCPLHTVLKLTPVAYGCKVESICLNVEAVNTHRERPENVNIHRTTEDALQTVPAHL from the exons ATGATGAGAGGCTGCTCCAGCCGACCAAAGCTTGCGCAGAACCAGGACAGAGCGG TATGCATGACCAACTGTCCCACCCTGATTGTGACAGTGGGCCTTCCTGCCAGGGGGAAGACCTACATCTCCAAGAAGCTGACCCGCTATCTTAACTGGATCGGAGTGCCCACCAGAG AGTTCAATGTTGGGCAGTACAGGAGAGAGTTTGTGAAGATCTACAAGTCCTTTGAGTTCTTCCGTCCAGACAACGAGGAGGGGTTAAAGATCAGACG ACAGTGTGCTTCAGCCGCCTTGAATGATGTGCGACAGTATCTCACAGAGGAAGGAGGCCAAGTTGCG GTTTTTGATGCAACCAACACaaccagagagaggagggaaaccATCATCCAATTTGCAGAGCAGAATGGCTTTAAG GTGTTCTTtgttgagtctgtgtgtgaagaCCCAGACGTCATCCAGGAGAACATAGTG CAAGTGAAGCTGGGGAGCCCCGACTACACCAACTGTAACACAGAAGAAGCAGTGGAAGACTTCATGAAGAGGATCAAGTGTTATGAGAACTCCTATGAGACGCTGGATGAAGTCTtggacag GGATCTCTCCTACATTAAAATTGTAGACGTGGGTCAGAGGTACTTGGTCAACAGGGTGTTGGACCACATCCAGAGCCGGATCGTCTACTACCTCATGAATATTCACATCACGCCACGCTCCATCTACCTATGTCGCCATGGTGAGAGTGAGCTCAATGTCAAGGGTCGAATTGGAGGAGACTCGGGCCTCACACCTGGAGGCAAAAAG TTTGCTAAGAAGCTGAGCAACTTCATCCAGTCACAGGTCATTAGCGACCTGAAGGTTTGGACCAGTCAGATGAAGAGAACTATCCAGACGGCCGAGGCTCTCAGTGTGCCCTATGAACAGTGGAAGGTCCTGAACGAGATCGATGCA ggagtgtgtgaggagttGATGTACGAGGAGATCCAGGACCACTATCCTCTGGAGTTTGCTCTGAGGGACCAGGACAAATACCGGTATCGGTACCCGAAAGGAGAG TCCTATGAGGATTTGGTGCAGCGCTTGGAGCCTGTGATCATGGAGCTGGAGAGGCAAGAGAACGTGCTGGTCATCTGTCACCAGGCCGTCATGCGCTGCCTGTTGGCTTATTTCCTGGACAAGACAGCAG AGGAGCTTCCGTACCTAAAGTGCCCGCTGCACACCGTGCTGAAGCTAACGCCGGTGGCCTATG GCTGTAAGGTGGAGTCCATTTGCCTGAATGTGGAGGCTGTCAACACACACCGAGAAAGACCAGAG AATGTGAACATCCATCGTACCACTGAAGACGCCCTGCAGACCGTCCCTGCTCACCTCTAA
- the LOC109983899 gene encoding 6-phosphofructo-2-kinase/fructose-2,6-bisphosphatase 4 isoform X3 has protein sequence MMRGCSSRPKLAQNQDRAVCMTNCPTLIVTVGLPARGKTYISKKLTRYLNWIGVPTREFNVGQYRREFVKIYKSFEFFRPDNEEGLKIRRQCASAALNDVRQYLTEEGGQVAVFDATNTTRERRETIIQFAEQNGFKVFFVESVCEDPDVIQENIVQVKLGSPDYTNCNTEEAVEDFMKRIKCYENSYETLDEVLDRDLSYIKIVDVGQRYLVNRVLDHIQSRIVYYLMNIHITPRSIYLCRHGESELNVKGRIGGDSGLTPGGKKFAKKLSNFIQSQVISDLKVWTSQMKRTIQTAEALSVPYEQWKVLNEIDAGVCEELMYEEIQDHYPLEFALRDQDKYRYRYPKGESYEDLVQRLEPVIMELERQENVLVICHQAVMRCLLAYFLDKTAEELPYLKCPLHTVLKLTPVAYGCKVESICLNVEAVNTHRERPENVEVSRMSEEALLTVPAHQ, from the exons ATGATGAGAGGCTGCTCCAGCCGACCAAAGCTTGCGCAGAACCAGGACAGAGCGG TATGCATGACCAACTGTCCCACCCTGATTGTGACAGTGGGCCTTCCTGCCAGGGGGAAGACCTACATCTCCAAGAAGCTGACCCGCTATCTTAACTGGATCGGAGTGCCCACCAGAG AGTTCAATGTTGGGCAGTACAGGAGAGAGTTTGTGAAGATCTACAAGTCCTTTGAGTTCTTCCGTCCAGACAACGAGGAGGGGTTAAAGATCAGACG ACAGTGTGCTTCAGCCGCCTTGAATGATGTGCGACAGTATCTCACAGAGGAAGGAGGCCAAGTTGCG GTTTTTGATGCAACCAACACaaccagagagaggagggaaaccATCATCCAATTTGCAGAGCAGAATGGCTTTAAG GTGTTCTTtgttgagtctgtgtgtgaagaCCCAGACGTCATCCAGGAGAACATAGTG CAAGTGAAGCTGGGGAGCCCCGACTACACCAACTGTAACACAGAAGAAGCAGTGGAAGACTTCATGAAGAGGATCAAGTGTTATGAGAACTCCTATGAGACGCTGGATGAAGTCTtggacag GGATCTCTCCTACATTAAAATTGTAGACGTGGGTCAGAGGTACTTGGTCAACAGGGTGTTGGACCACATCCAGAGCCGGATCGTCTACTACCTCATGAATATTCACATCACGCCACGCTCCATCTACCTATGTCGCCATGGTGAGAGTGAGCTCAATGTCAAGGGTCGAATTGGAGGAGACTCGGGCCTCACACCTGGAGGCAAAAAG TTTGCTAAGAAGCTGAGCAACTTCATCCAGTCACAGGTCATTAGCGACCTGAAGGTTTGGACCAGTCAGATGAAGAGAACTATCCAGACGGCCGAGGCTCTCAGTGTGCCCTATGAACAGTGGAAGGTCCTGAACGAGATCGATGCA ggagtgtgtgaggagttGATGTACGAGGAGATCCAGGACCACTATCCTCTGGAGTTTGCTCTGAGGGACCAGGACAAATACCGGTATCGGTACCCGAAAGGAGAG TCCTATGAGGATTTGGTGCAGCGCTTGGAGCCTGTGATCATGGAGCTGGAGAGGCAAGAGAACGTGCTGGTCATCTGTCACCAGGCCGTCATGCGCTGCCTGTTGGCTTATTTCCTGGACAAGACAGCAG AGGAGCTTCCGTACCTAAAGTGCCCGCTGCACACCGTGCTGAAGCTAACGCCGGTGGCCTATG GCTGTAAGGTGGAGTCCATTTGCCTGAATGTGGAGGCTGTCAACACACACCGAGAAAGACCAGAG AACGTAGAAGTGTCGCGGATGTCAGAGGAGGCTTTGCTAACTGTGCCAGCTCACCAATGA
- the LOC109983899 gene encoding 6-phosphofructo-2-kinase/fructose-2,6-bisphosphatase 4 isoform X1, whose translation MKHRSPSEQHHGKRPRVPAAATSTSTSTSTSSQDGMGDKTPTNPRELTQNPLKKIWMPCENGLPEKHISQRKVCMTNCPTLIVTVGLPARGKTYISKKLTRYLNWIGVPTREFNVGQYRREFVKIYKSFEFFRPDNEEGLKIRRQCASAALNDVRQYLTEEGGQVAVFDATNTTRERRETIIQFAEQNGFKVFFVESVCEDPDVIQENIVQVKLGSPDYTNCNTEEAVEDFMKRIKCYENSYETLDEVLDRDLSYIKIVDVGQRYLVNRVLDHIQSRIVYYLMNIHITPRSIYLCRHGESELNVKGRIGGDSGLTPGGKKFAKKLSNFIQSQVISDLKVWTSQMKRTIQTAEALSVPYEQWKVLNEIDAGVCEELMYEEIQDHYPLEFALRDQDKYRYRYPKGESYEDLVQRLEPVIMELERQENVLVICHQAVMRCLLAYFLDKTAEELPYLKCPLHTVLKLTPVAYGCKVESICLNVEAVNTHRERPENVEVSRMSEEALLTVPAHQ comes from the exons ATGAAACACCGGTCACCTTCGGAGCAGCATCACGGGAAAAGGCCCCGTGTTCCCGCCGCggccacctccacctccacctccacctccacctcctcgcAAGACGGAATGGGGGACAAAACACCGACAAATCCGCGGGAACTCACTCAAAATCCGCTGAAGAAGATCTGGATGCCGTGCGAAAATGGCCttcctgaaaaacacatttctcaaagaAAGG TATGCATGACCAACTGTCCCACCCTGATTGTGACAGTGGGCCTTCCTGCCAGGGGGAAGACCTACATCTCCAAGAAGCTGACCCGCTATCTTAACTGGATCGGAGTGCCCACCAGAG AGTTCAATGTTGGGCAGTACAGGAGAGAGTTTGTGAAGATCTACAAGTCCTTTGAGTTCTTCCGTCCAGACAACGAGGAGGGGTTAAAGATCAGACG ACAGTGTGCTTCAGCCGCCTTGAATGATGTGCGACAGTATCTCACAGAGGAAGGAGGCCAAGTTGCG GTTTTTGATGCAACCAACACaaccagagagaggagggaaaccATCATCCAATTTGCAGAGCAGAATGGCTTTAAG GTGTTCTTtgttgagtctgtgtgtgaagaCCCAGACGTCATCCAGGAGAACATAGTG CAAGTGAAGCTGGGGAGCCCCGACTACACCAACTGTAACACAGAAGAAGCAGTGGAAGACTTCATGAAGAGGATCAAGTGTTATGAGAACTCCTATGAGACGCTGGATGAAGTCTtggacag GGATCTCTCCTACATTAAAATTGTAGACGTGGGTCAGAGGTACTTGGTCAACAGGGTGTTGGACCACATCCAGAGCCGGATCGTCTACTACCTCATGAATATTCACATCACGCCACGCTCCATCTACCTATGTCGCCATGGTGAGAGTGAGCTCAATGTCAAGGGTCGAATTGGAGGAGACTCGGGCCTCACACCTGGAGGCAAAAAG TTTGCTAAGAAGCTGAGCAACTTCATCCAGTCACAGGTCATTAGCGACCTGAAGGTTTGGACCAGTCAGATGAAGAGAACTATCCAGACGGCCGAGGCTCTCAGTGTGCCCTATGAACAGTGGAAGGTCCTGAACGAGATCGATGCA ggagtgtgtgaggagttGATGTACGAGGAGATCCAGGACCACTATCCTCTGGAGTTTGCTCTGAGGGACCAGGACAAATACCGGTATCGGTACCCGAAAGGAGAG TCCTATGAGGATTTGGTGCAGCGCTTGGAGCCTGTGATCATGGAGCTGGAGAGGCAAGAGAACGTGCTGGTCATCTGTCACCAGGCCGTCATGCGCTGCCTGTTGGCTTATTTCCTGGACAAGACAGCAG AGGAGCTTCCGTACCTAAAGTGCCCGCTGCACACCGTGCTGAAGCTAACGCCGGTGGCCTATG GCTGTAAGGTGGAGTCCATTTGCCTGAATGTGGAGGCTGTCAACACACACCGAGAAAGACCAGAG AACGTAGAAGTGTCGCGGATGTCAGAGGAGGCTTTGCTAACTGTGCCAGCTCACCAATGA
- the tada3l gene encoding transcriptional adapter 3 isoform X2, which translates to MSELKDCPPLKYYDFKPVEHVKVCPRYTAVLGRSEDDGIGIEELDTLQLELETLLSSASRRLRALEEQRQILTDWQDKKGDKRFLKLGKDPDPASSSRHKPKKQKLEGKGSHGPGPGPGRPKSKNLQPKVQEYEFTDDPQDIPRTPKNDAPNRFWASVEPYCADITNEEIRLLEELLKPPDDEAEYFKIPALGKHYSQRWAQEDLLEEQREGARANDKKKSLMGGPLSELDAKDVDSLLKKSESQHESPEDGCPFGPLTQRLLQALVEENIISPMEDSPIPDIAGKDANDGAGTSPRSQGKAFSVPHTRSLEARIKEELVAQGLLDSEERPGPGGDSEDEVLAELQKRQAELKALSAHNRARKQELLRLAKEEMRKQELRQRVRVSDNEVMEGFRRIMAARQKKRTPTKKEKDQAWKALKERESILKLLDG; encoded by the exons ATGAGCGAGTTAAAGGACTGCCCCCCACTGAAGTACTATGACTTCAAGCCGGTTGAGCATGTGAAGGTGTGTCCCCGCTACACTGCTGTCCTCGGCCGCTCAGAAGACGATGGCATCGGCATCGAGGAGCTCGACACTctgcagctggagctggagacaCTTCTGTCCTCAGCCAGCCGCCGGCTCCGAGCCCTGGAGGAGCAGAGACAG ATCCTCACAGACTGGCAGGACAAGAAGGGAGACAAGCGTTTCCTGAAGCTAGGAAAAGACCCAGACCCCGCTTCCTCCTCCCGCCACAAACCAAAGAAGCAGAAGTTGGAAGGCAAAGGCAGTCATGGGCCGGGTCCAGGTCCTGGCAGACCCAAATCCAAAAATCTGCAGCCTAAAGTTCAAGAATATGAGTTTACAGATGACCCGCAAGACATTCCTCGCACTCCTAAGAATGATGCACCCAACAG ATTTTGGGCATCGGTCGAGCCGTATTGTGCGGACATCACAAATGAAGAGATACGATTGCTAGAAGAGCTTCTGAAACCCCCAGATGATGAAGCGGAGTATTTCAAA ATACCAGCACTGGGTAAACACTACTCTCAGCGGTGGGCTCAGGAAGATCtgctggaggagcagagggaagGAGCACGAGCCAACGACAAGAAGAAGAGCCTCATGGGGGGGCCGCTGTCTGAACTGGATGCAAAAG ATGTGGATTCTTTGTTGAAGAAGTCAGAGTCCCAACATGAGTCCCCAGAAGATGGATGTCCCTTTGGTCCCCTCACACAGCGACTGCTCCAGGCTCTTGTCGAG GAGAATATTATATCCCCCATGGAGGATTCTCCTATCCCCGACATTGCAGGGAAGGATGCTAATGATGGTGCTGGTACTTCTCCTCGAAGCCAGGGAAAAGCTTTTAG TGTCCCTCACACGCGCTCTCTGGAGGCGAGGATCAAGGAGGAGCTTGTGGCTCAGGGGCTGCTGGACTCTGAGGAGCGTCCTGGACCAGGAGGAGACTCGGAGGATGAGGTCCTGGCAGAGCTGCAGAAGAGACAAGCAGAGCTCAAAGCCCTGAGTGCTCACAACAGAGCCCGTAAACAGGAGCTGCTCCG GTTGGCCAAAGAGGAGATGCGTAAGCAGGAGCTCCGGCAGAGAGTCAGGGTGTCTGACAACGAGGTCATGGAGGGATTTCGACGAATCATGGCAGCCAGGCAGAAGAAACGCACACCAACAAAGAAGGAGAAGGACCAGGCCTGGAAAGCTctgaaggagagggagagcatCCTCAAGCTCCTCGATGGATAG
- the LOC109983899 gene encoding 6-phosphofructo-2-kinase/fructose-2,6-bisphosphatase 4 isoform X5, with product MNGSKIVCMTNCPTLIVTVGLPARGKTYISKKLTRYLNWIGVPTREFNVGQYRREFVKIYKSFEFFRPDNEEGLKIRRQCASAALNDVRQYLTEEGGQVAVFDATNTTRERRETIIQFAEQNGFKVFFVESVCEDPDVIQENIVQVKLGSPDYTNCNTEEAVEDFMKRIKCYENSYETLDEVLDRDLSYIKIVDVGQRYLVNRVLDHIQSRIVYYLMNIHITPRSIYLCRHGESELNVKGRIGGDSGLTPGGKKFAKKLSNFIQSQVISDLKVWTSQMKRTIQTAEALSVPYEQWKVLNEIDAGVCEELMYEEIQDHYPLEFALRDQDKYRYRYPKGESYEDLVQRLEPVIMELERQENVLVICHQAVMRCLLAYFLDKTAEELPYLKCPLHTVLKLTPVAYGCKVESICLNVEAVNTHRERPENVEVSRMSEEALLTVPAHQ from the exons ATGAACGGGTCAAAAATAG TATGCATGACCAACTGTCCCACCCTGATTGTGACAGTGGGCCTTCCTGCCAGGGGGAAGACCTACATCTCCAAGAAGCTGACCCGCTATCTTAACTGGATCGGAGTGCCCACCAGAG AGTTCAATGTTGGGCAGTACAGGAGAGAGTTTGTGAAGATCTACAAGTCCTTTGAGTTCTTCCGTCCAGACAACGAGGAGGGGTTAAAGATCAGACG ACAGTGTGCTTCAGCCGCCTTGAATGATGTGCGACAGTATCTCACAGAGGAAGGAGGCCAAGTTGCG GTTTTTGATGCAACCAACACaaccagagagaggagggaaaccATCATCCAATTTGCAGAGCAGAATGGCTTTAAG GTGTTCTTtgttgagtctgtgtgtgaagaCCCAGACGTCATCCAGGAGAACATAGTG CAAGTGAAGCTGGGGAGCCCCGACTACACCAACTGTAACACAGAAGAAGCAGTGGAAGACTTCATGAAGAGGATCAAGTGTTATGAGAACTCCTATGAGACGCTGGATGAAGTCTtggacag GGATCTCTCCTACATTAAAATTGTAGACGTGGGTCAGAGGTACTTGGTCAACAGGGTGTTGGACCACATCCAGAGCCGGATCGTCTACTACCTCATGAATATTCACATCACGCCACGCTCCATCTACCTATGTCGCCATGGTGAGAGTGAGCTCAATGTCAAGGGTCGAATTGGAGGAGACTCGGGCCTCACACCTGGAGGCAAAAAG TTTGCTAAGAAGCTGAGCAACTTCATCCAGTCACAGGTCATTAGCGACCTGAAGGTTTGGACCAGTCAGATGAAGAGAACTATCCAGACGGCCGAGGCTCTCAGTGTGCCCTATGAACAGTGGAAGGTCCTGAACGAGATCGATGCA ggagtgtgtgaggagttGATGTACGAGGAGATCCAGGACCACTATCCTCTGGAGTTTGCTCTGAGGGACCAGGACAAATACCGGTATCGGTACCCGAAAGGAGAG TCCTATGAGGATTTGGTGCAGCGCTTGGAGCCTGTGATCATGGAGCTGGAGAGGCAAGAGAACGTGCTGGTCATCTGTCACCAGGCCGTCATGCGCTGCCTGTTGGCTTATTTCCTGGACAAGACAGCAG AGGAGCTTCCGTACCTAAAGTGCCCGCTGCACACCGTGCTGAAGCTAACGCCGGTGGCCTATG GCTGTAAGGTGGAGTCCATTTGCCTGAATGTGGAGGCTGTCAACACACACCGAGAAAGACCAGAG AACGTAGAAGTGTCGCGGATGTCAGAGGAGGCTTTGCTAACTGTGCCAGCTCACCAATGA
- the tada3l gene encoding transcriptional adapter 3 isoform X1 yields the protein MYMSFAFRGFESPQCYTFLVQNRVITLCDIEKRWKSSLQFGPSLCCRHCKSLHSSIMSELKDCPPLKYYDFKPVEHVKVCPRYTAVLGRSEDDGIGIEELDTLQLELETLLSSASRRLRALEEQRQILTDWQDKKGDKRFLKLGKDPDPASSSRHKPKKQKLEGKGSHGPGPGPGRPKSKNLQPKVQEYEFTDDPQDIPRTPKNDAPNRFWASVEPYCADITNEEIRLLEELLKPPDDEAEYFKIPALGKHYSQRWAQEDLLEEQREGARANDKKKSLMGGPLSELDAKDVDSLLKKSESQHESPEDGCPFGPLTQRLLQALVEENIISPMEDSPIPDIAGKDANDGAGTSPRSQGKAFSVPHTRSLEARIKEELVAQGLLDSEERPGPGGDSEDEVLAELQKRQAELKALSAHNRARKQELLRLAKEEMRKQELRQRVRVSDNEVMEGFRRIMAARQKKRTPTKKEKDQAWKALKERESILKLLDG from the exons ATGTACATGTCTTTCGCCTTTAGGGGTTTCGAATCGCCTCAGTGTTACACATTTCTTGTACAAAATCGTGTAATTACCTTGTGCGACATAGAAAAAAGGTGGAAATCATCTTTGCAGTTTGGGCCCAGCTTGTGTTGTCG ACATTGCAAATCTCTGCACAGCAGCATCATGAGCGAGTTAAAGGACTGCCCCCCACTGAAGTACTATGACTTCAAGCCGGTTGAGCATGTGAAGGTGTGTCCCCGCTACACTGCTGTCCTCGGCCGCTCAGAAGACGATGGCATCGGCATCGAGGAGCTCGACACTctgcagctggagctggagacaCTTCTGTCCTCAGCCAGCCGCCGGCTCCGAGCCCTGGAGGAGCAGAGACAG ATCCTCACAGACTGGCAGGACAAGAAGGGAGACAAGCGTTTCCTGAAGCTAGGAAAAGACCCAGACCCCGCTTCCTCCTCCCGCCACAAACCAAAGAAGCAGAAGTTGGAAGGCAAAGGCAGTCATGGGCCGGGTCCAGGTCCTGGCAGACCCAAATCCAAAAATCTGCAGCCTAAAGTTCAAGAATATGAGTTTACAGATGACCCGCAAGACATTCCTCGCACTCCTAAGAATGATGCACCCAACAG ATTTTGGGCATCGGTCGAGCCGTATTGTGCGGACATCACAAATGAAGAGATACGATTGCTAGAAGAGCTTCTGAAACCCCCAGATGATGAAGCGGAGTATTTCAAA ATACCAGCACTGGGTAAACACTACTCTCAGCGGTGGGCTCAGGAAGATCtgctggaggagcagagggaagGAGCACGAGCCAACGACAAGAAGAAGAGCCTCATGGGGGGGCCGCTGTCTGAACTGGATGCAAAAG ATGTGGATTCTTTGTTGAAGAAGTCAGAGTCCCAACATGAGTCCCCAGAAGATGGATGTCCCTTTGGTCCCCTCACACAGCGACTGCTCCAGGCTCTTGTCGAG GAGAATATTATATCCCCCATGGAGGATTCTCCTATCCCCGACATTGCAGGGAAGGATGCTAATGATGGTGCTGGTACTTCTCCTCGAAGCCAGGGAAAAGCTTTTAG TGTCCCTCACACGCGCTCTCTGGAGGCGAGGATCAAGGAGGAGCTTGTGGCTCAGGGGCTGCTGGACTCTGAGGAGCGTCCTGGACCAGGAGGAGACTCGGAGGATGAGGTCCTGGCAGAGCTGCAGAAGAGACAAGCAGAGCTCAAAGCCCTGAGTGCTCACAACAGAGCCCGTAAACAGGAGCTGCTCCG GTTGGCCAAAGAGGAGATGCGTAAGCAGGAGCTCCGGCAGAGAGTCAGGGTGTCTGACAACGAGGTCATGGAGGGATTTCGACGAATCATGGCAGCCAGGCAGAAGAAACGCACACCAACAAAGAAGGAGAAGGACCAGGCCTGGAAAGCTctgaaggagagggagagcatCCTCAAGCTCCTCGATGGATAG